In a genomic window of Vulpes vulpes isolate BD-2025 chromosome 6, VulVul3, whole genome shotgun sequence:
- the BEGAIN gene encoding brain-enriched guanylate kinase-associated protein isoform X4, with amino-acid sequence MPPPSDRASAADMEKLRLRSPWVPSCLGQPRILQGRLARSSPSLWDSALQEQKGELRKRLSYTTHKLEKLETEFDSTRHYLEIELRRAQEELEKVTEKLRRIQSNYMALQRINQELEDKLYRMGQHYEEEKRALSHEIVALNSHLLEAKVTIDKLSEDNELYRKDCNLAAQLLQCSQTYGRVHKVSELPSDFQERVSLHMEKHGCSLPSPLCHPAYADSVPTCVIAKVLEKPDPSSLSSRLSDASARDLAFREGVEKQGPRPPYKGDIYCSDTALYCPEERRRSRRPSVDAPVSDVGFLRAQNSTDSAAEDEEEAEAAAFPAGFRHEAFPGYAASLPTSSSYSSFSATSEEKEHAQASTLTASQQAIYLNSRDELFDRKPPAAAAYEGSPRFAKAAAGVAAPLEAEVAPGFARTVSPYPAEPFRFPASPGPRQALMPPNLWSLRAKPGSARLPGEDARGQWRPLSVEDVGAYSFPAPAAGRASPCSFSERYYGSGGSSPGKKAEGRASPLYASYKADSFSEGDDLSQGHLAEPRFLRAGGDLSLSPGRAADPLPGYAPSQGDAERLGVQLCGPGGSPEPEHSPHSSRDSLEPSSMEASPEMHPAARLSPQPAFPRTGGSGLSRKDSLTKAQLYGTLLN; translated from the exons GCTGCGCAGCCCCTGGGTGCCCTCGTGCCTCGGGCAGCCCCGCATCCTGCAGGGCCGACTGGCCAGGTCCTCGCCCTCGCTCTGGGACAG CGCGCTGCAGGAGCAGAAGGGCGAGCTGCGCAAGCGGCTGTCCTACACCACGCACAAGCTCGAGAAGCTCGAGACCGAGTTCGACTCCACGCGCCACTACCTGGAGATCGAGCTGCGGCGCGCGCAGGAGGAGCTCGAGAAGGTCACCGAGAAGCTGCGCAG GATTCAGAGCAACTACATGGCGCTGCAGAGGATCAACCAGGAGCTGGAAGACAAGCTGTACCGCATG ggccAGCACTATGAAGAGGAGAAGCGAGCACTGAGCCACGAGATCGTCGCCCTCAACAGCCACCTGCTGGAGGCCAAGGTGACCATCGACAAGCTGTCGGAGGACAAT GAGCTCTACAGGAAGGACTGCAATCTAGCGGCGCAGCTCCTTCAGTGCAGCCAGACCTACGGCAGGGTCCATAAGGTGTCCGAG CTGCCCTCTGACTTCCAGGAGCGCGTGAGCCTGCACATGGAGAAGCACGGCTGCAGCCTGCCCTCCCCGCTCTGCCACCCGGCCTATGCCGACAGCGTCCCCACCTGCGTCATCGCCAAGGTGCTGGAGAAGCCCGACCCCAGCAGCCTGTCCTCGCGCCTGTCGGACGCCTCGGCCCGCGACCTGGCCTTTCGGGAGGGGGTGGAGAAGCAGGGCCCGCGGCCCCCCTACAAGGGCGACATCTACTGCAGCGACACGGCCCTCTACTGCCCCGAGGAGCGGCGGCGCTCCCGGCGGCCCAGCGTGGACGCGCCCGTGAGCGACGTGGGCTTCCTGCGGGCCCAGAACTCCACCGACAGCGCGGCCGAGGACGAGGAGGAGGCCGAGGCGGCCGCCTTCCCCGCGGGCTTCCGGCACGAGGCCTTCCCGGGCTACGCGGCCTCCCTGCCCACGTCCAGCTCCTACTCGAGCTTCAGCGCCACGTCGGAGGAGAAGGAGCACGCGCAGGCCAGCACGCTCACCGCGTCGCAGCAGGCCATCTACCTGAACAGCCGCGACGAGCTCTTCGACCGCaagccgcccgccgccgccgcctacGAGGGCAGCCCGCGCTTCGCCAAGGCCGCGGCCGGCGTGGCGGCCCCGCTCGAGGCCGAGGTGGCGCCGGGCTTCGCGCGGACCGTGTCCCCGTACCCGGCCGAGCCCTTCCGCTTCCCTGCGTCCCCGGGCCCGCGGCAGGCCCTGATGCCCCCAAACCTGTGGAGCCTGCGGGCCAAGCCGGGGTCGGCCCGGCTCCCCGGGGAGGACGCGCGGGGCCAGTGGCGGCCGCTGAGCGTGGAGGACGTGGGCGCCTACTCGTTCCCGGCCCCCGCCGCGGGCCGCGCGTCGCCCTGCAGCTTCTCGGAACGCTACTACGGCAGCGGCGGCAGCAGCCCCGGCAAGAAGGCCGAGGGCCGCGCCAGCCCCCTCTACGCCAGCTACAAGGCCGACAGCTTCTCCGAGGGGGACGACCTCTCGCAGGGCCACCTGGCCGAGCCTCGCTTCCTCCGCGCCGGCGGCGACCTGAGCCTGAGCCCCGGCCGCGCGGCCGACCCGCTGCCCGGCTACGCGCCCAGCCAGGGGGACGCCGAGAGGCTCGGGGTGCAGCTGTGCGGGCCGGGCGGCAGCCCCGAGCCCGAGCACAGCCCCCACAGCTCCAGGGACTCCCTGGAGCCCAGCTCCATGGAGGCGTCCCCGGAGATGCACCCCGCCGCCCGCCTCAGCCCGCAGCCGGCCTTCCCGCGGACTGGTGGCTCGGGGCTCAGCCGCAAGGACAGCCTCACGAAAGCCCAGCTCTACGGAACCTTGCTCAACTGA
- the BEGAIN gene encoding brain-enriched guanylate kinase-associated protein isoform X2, protein MTRGSAAQCGGGLHTSLCPCPRRPCAARTPVLSGSVLFAHRLRSPWVPSCLGQPRILQGRLARSSPSLWDSALQEQKGELRKRLSYTTHKLEKLETEFDSTRHYLEIELRRAQEELEKVTEKLRRIQSNYMALQRINQELEDKLYRMGQHYEEEKRALSHEIVALNSHLLEAKVTIDKLSEDNELYRKDCNLAAQLLQCSQTYGRVHKVSELPSDFQERVSLHMEKHGCSLPSPLCHPAYADSVPTCVIAKVLEKPDPSSLSSRLSDASARDLAFREGVEKQGPRPPYKGDIYCSDTALYCPEERRRSRRPSVDAPVSDVGFLRAQNSTDSAAEDEEEAEAAAFPAGFRHEAFPGYAASLPTSSSYSSFSATSEEKEHAQASTLTASQQAIYLNSRDELFDRKPPAAAAYEGSPRFAKAAAGVAAPLEAEVAPGFARTVSPYPAEPFRFPASPGPRQALMPPNLWSLRAKPGSARLPGEDARGQWRPLSVEDVGAYSFPAPAAGRASPCSFSERYYGSGGSSPGKKAEGRASPLYASYKADSFSEGDDLSQGHLAEPRFLRAGGDLSLSPGRAADPLPGYAPSQGDAERLGVQLCGPGGSPEPEHSPHSSRDSLEPSSMEASPEMHPAARLSPQPAFPRTGGSGLSRKDSLTKAQLYGTLLN, encoded by the exons ATGACCCGGGGATCCGCTGCCCAGTGTGGGGGCGGGCTCCACACCTCTCTGTGTCCGTGCCCACGGCGGCCCTGCGCGGCCCGCACCCCCGTGCTGAGCGGCTCTGTCCTCTTCGCCCACAGGCTGCGCAGCCCCTGGGTGCCCTCGTGCCTCGGGCAGCCCCGCATCCTGCAGGGCCGACTGGCCAGGTCCTCGCCCTCGCTCTGGGACAG CGCGCTGCAGGAGCAGAAGGGCGAGCTGCGCAAGCGGCTGTCCTACACCACGCACAAGCTCGAGAAGCTCGAGACCGAGTTCGACTCCACGCGCCACTACCTGGAGATCGAGCTGCGGCGCGCGCAGGAGGAGCTCGAGAAGGTCACCGAGAAGCTGCGCAG GATTCAGAGCAACTACATGGCGCTGCAGAGGATCAACCAGGAGCTGGAAGACAAGCTGTACCGCATG ggccAGCACTATGAAGAGGAGAAGCGAGCACTGAGCCACGAGATCGTCGCCCTCAACAGCCACCTGCTGGAGGCCAAGGTGACCATCGACAAGCTGTCGGAGGACAAT GAGCTCTACAGGAAGGACTGCAATCTAGCGGCGCAGCTCCTTCAGTGCAGCCAGACCTACGGCAGGGTCCATAAGGTGTCCGAG CTGCCCTCTGACTTCCAGGAGCGCGTGAGCCTGCACATGGAGAAGCACGGCTGCAGCCTGCCCTCCCCGCTCTGCCACCCGGCCTATGCCGACAGCGTCCCCACCTGCGTCATCGCCAAGGTGCTGGAGAAGCCCGACCCCAGCAGCCTGTCCTCGCGCCTGTCGGACGCCTCGGCCCGCGACCTGGCCTTTCGGGAGGGGGTGGAGAAGCAGGGCCCGCGGCCCCCCTACAAGGGCGACATCTACTGCAGCGACACGGCCCTCTACTGCCCCGAGGAGCGGCGGCGCTCCCGGCGGCCCAGCGTGGACGCGCCCGTGAGCGACGTGGGCTTCCTGCGGGCCCAGAACTCCACCGACAGCGCGGCCGAGGACGAGGAGGAGGCCGAGGCGGCCGCCTTCCCCGCGGGCTTCCGGCACGAGGCCTTCCCGGGCTACGCGGCCTCCCTGCCCACGTCCAGCTCCTACTCGAGCTTCAGCGCCACGTCGGAGGAGAAGGAGCACGCGCAGGCCAGCACGCTCACCGCGTCGCAGCAGGCCATCTACCTGAACAGCCGCGACGAGCTCTTCGACCGCaagccgcccgccgccgccgcctacGAGGGCAGCCCGCGCTTCGCCAAGGCCGCGGCCGGCGTGGCGGCCCCGCTCGAGGCCGAGGTGGCGCCGGGCTTCGCGCGGACCGTGTCCCCGTACCCGGCCGAGCCCTTCCGCTTCCCTGCGTCCCCGGGCCCGCGGCAGGCCCTGATGCCCCCAAACCTGTGGAGCCTGCGGGCCAAGCCGGGGTCGGCCCGGCTCCCCGGGGAGGACGCGCGGGGCCAGTGGCGGCCGCTGAGCGTGGAGGACGTGGGCGCCTACTCGTTCCCGGCCCCCGCCGCGGGCCGCGCGTCGCCCTGCAGCTTCTCGGAACGCTACTACGGCAGCGGCGGCAGCAGCCCCGGCAAGAAGGCCGAGGGCCGCGCCAGCCCCCTCTACGCCAGCTACAAGGCCGACAGCTTCTCCGAGGGGGACGACCTCTCGCAGGGCCACCTGGCCGAGCCTCGCTTCCTCCGCGCCGGCGGCGACCTGAGCCTGAGCCCCGGCCGCGCGGCCGACCCGCTGCCCGGCTACGCGCCCAGCCAGGGGGACGCCGAGAGGCTCGGGGTGCAGCTGTGCGGGCCGGGCGGCAGCCCCGAGCCCGAGCACAGCCCCCACAGCTCCAGGGACTCCCTGGAGCCCAGCTCCATGGAGGCGTCCCCGGAGATGCACCCCGCCGCCCGCCTCAGCCCGCAGCCGGCCTTCCCGCGGACTGGTGGCTCGGGGCTCAGCCGCAAGGACAGCCTCACGAAAGCCCAGCTCTACGGAACCTTGCTCAACTGA
- the BEGAIN gene encoding brain-enriched guanylate kinase-associated protein isoform X5, producing MWTGGRRPGRLRRAASAADMEKLSALQEQKGELRKRLSYTTHKLEKLETEFDSTRHYLEIELRRAQEELEKVTEKLRRIQSNYMALQRINQELEDKLYRMGQHYEEEKRALSHEIVALNSHLLEAKVTIDKLSEDNELYRKDCNLAAQLLQCSQTYGRVHKVSELPSDFQERVSLHMEKHGCSLPSPLCHPAYADSVPTCVIAKVLEKPDPSSLSSRLSDASARDLAFREGVEKQGPRPPYKGDIYCSDTALYCPEERRRSRRPSVDAPVSDVGFLRAQNSTDSAAEDEEEAEAAAFPAGFRHEAFPGYAASLPTSSSYSSFSATSEEKEHAQASTLTASQQAIYLNSRDELFDRKPPAAAAYEGSPRFAKAAAGVAAPLEAEVAPGFARTVSPYPAEPFRFPASPGPRQALMPPNLWSLRAKPGSARLPGEDARGQWRPLSVEDVGAYSFPAPAAGRASPCSFSERYYGSGGSSPGKKAEGRASPLYASYKADSFSEGDDLSQGHLAEPRFLRAGGDLSLSPGRAADPLPGYAPSQGDAERLGVQLCGPGGSPEPEHSPHSSRDSLEPSSMEASPEMHPAARLSPQPAFPRTGGSGLSRKDSLTKAQLYGTLLN from the exons CGCGCTGCAGGAGCAGAAGGGCGAGCTGCGCAAGCGGCTGTCCTACACCACGCACAAGCTCGAGAAGCTCGAGACCGAGTTCGACTCCACGCGCCACTACCTGGAGATCGAGCTGCGGCGCGCGCAGGAGGAGCTCGAGAAGGTCACCGAGAAGCTGCGCAG GATTCAGAGCAACTACATGGCGCTGCAGAGGATCAACCAGGAGCTGGAAGACAAGCTGTACCGCATG ggccAGCACTATGAAGAGGAGAAGCGAGCACTGAGCCACGAGATCGTCGCCCTCAACAGCCACCTGCTGGAGGCCAAGGTGACCATCGACAAGCTGTCGGAGGACAAT GAGCTCTACAGGAAGGACTGCAATCTAGCGGCGCAGCTCCTTCAGTGCAGCCAGACCTACGGCAGGGTCCATAAGGTGTCCGAG CTGCCCTCTGACTTCCAGGAGCGCGTGAGCCTGCACATGGAGAAGCACGGCTGCAGCCTGCCCTCCCCGCTCTGCCACCCGGCCTATGCCGACAGCGTCCCCACCTGCGTCATCGCCAAGGTGCTGGAGAAGCCCGACCCCAGCAGCCTGTCCTCGCGCCTGTCGGACGCCTCGGCCCGCGACCTGGCCTTTCGGGAGGGGGTGGAGAAGCAGGGCCCGCGGCCCCCCTACAAGGGCGACATCTACTGCAGCGACACGGCCCTCTACTGCCCCGAGGAGCGGCGGCGCTCCCGGCGGCCCAGCGTGGACGCGCCCGTGAGCGACGTGGGCTTCCTGCGGGCCCAGAACTCCACCGACAGCGCGGCCGAGGACGAGGAGGAGGCCGAGGCGGCCGCCTTCCCCGCGGGCTTCCGGCACGAGGCCTTCCCGGGCTACGCGGCCTCCCTGCCCACGTCCAGCTCCTACTCGAGCTTCAGCGCCACGTCGGAGGAGAAGGAGCACGCGCAGGCCAGCACGCTCACCGCGTCGCAGCAGGCCATCTACCTGAACAGCCGCGACGAGCTCTTCGACCGCaagccgcccgccgccgccgcctacGAGGGCAGCCCGCGCTTCGCCAAGGCCGCGGCCGGCGTGGCGGCCCCGCTCGAGGCCGAGGTGGCGCCGGGCTTCGCGCGGACCGTGTCCCCGTACCCGGCCGAGCCCTTCCGCTTCCCTGCGTCCCCGGGCCCGCGGCAGGCCCTGATGCCCCCAAACCTGTGGAGCCTGCGGGCCAAGCCGGGGTCGGCCCGGCTCCCCGGGGAGGACGCGCGGGGCCAGTGGCGGCCGCTGAGCGTGGAGGACGTGGGCGCCTACTCGTTCCCGGCCCCCGCCGCGGGCCGCGCGTCGCCCTGCAGCTTCTCGGAACGCTACTACGGCAGCGGCGGCAGCAGCCCCGGCAAGAAGGCCGAGGGCCGCGCCAGCCCCCTCTACGCCAGCTACAAGGCCGACAGCTTCTCCGAGGGGGACGACCTCTCGCAGGGCCACCTGGCCGAGCCTCGCTTCCTCCGCGCCGGCGGCGACCTGAGCCTGAGCCCCGGCCGCGCGGCCGACCCGCTGCCCGGCTACGCGCCCAGCCAGGGGGACGCCGAGAGGCTCGGGGTGCAGCTGTGCGGGCCGGGCGGCAGCCCCGAGCCCGAGCACAGCCCCCACAGCTCCAGGGACTCCCTGGAGCCCAGCTCCATGGAGGCGTCCCCGGAGATGCACCCCGCCGCCCGCCTCAGCCCGCAGCCGGCCTTCCCGCGGACTGGTGGCTCGGGGCTCAGCCGCAAGGACAGCCTCACGAAAGCCCAGCTCTACGGAACCTTGCTCAACTGA
- the BEGAIN gene encoding brain-enriched guanylate kinase-associated protein isoform X1 encodes MALQRINQELEDKLYRMGQHYEEEKRALSHEIVALNSHLLEAKVTIDKLSEDNELYRKDCNLAAQLLQCSQTYGRVHKVSEERVSLHMEKHGCSLPSPLCHPAYADSVPTCVIAKVLEKPDPSSLSSRLSDASARDLAFREGVEKQGPRPPYKGDIYCSDTALYCPEERRRSRRPSVDAPVSDVGFLRAQNSTDSAAEDEEEAEAAAFPAGFRHEAFPGYAASLPTSSSYSSFSATSEEKEHAQASTLTASQQAIYLNSRDELFDRKPPAAAAYEGSPRFAKAAAGVAAPLEAEVAPGFARTVSPYPAEPFRFPASPGPRQALMPPNLWSLRAKPGSARLPGEDARGQWRPLSVEDVGAYSFPAPAAGRASPCSFSERYYGSGGSSPGKKAEGRASPLYASYKADSFSEGDDLSQGHLAEPRFLRAGGDLSLSPGRAADPLPGYAPSQGDAERLGVQLCGPGGSPEPEHSPHSSRDSLEPSSMEASPEMHPAARLSPQPAFPRTGGSGLSRKDSLTKAQLYGTLLN; translated from the exons ATGGCGCTGCAGAGGATCAACCAGGAGCTGGAAGACAAGCTGTACCGCATG ggccAGCACTATGAAGAGGAGAAGCGAGCACTGAGCCACGAGATCGTCGCCCTCAACAGCCACCTGCTGGAGGCCAAGGTGACCATCGACAAGCTGTCGGAGGACAAT GAGCTCTACAGGAAGGACTGCAATCTAGCGGCGCAGCTCCTTCAGTGCAGCCAGACCTACGGCAGGGTCCATAAGGTGTCCGAG GAGCGCGTGAGCCTGCACATGGAGAAGCACGGCTGCAGCCTGCCCTCCCCGCTCTGCCACCCGGCCTATGCCGACAGCGTCCCCACCTGCGTCATCGCCAAGGTGCTGGAGAAGCCCGACCCCAGCAGCCTGTCCTCGCGCCTGTCGGACGCCTCGGCCCGCGACCTGGCCTTTCGGGAGGGGGTGGAGAAGCAGGGCCCGCGGCCCCCCTACAAGGGCGACATCTACTGCAGCGACACGGCCCTCTACTGCCCCGAGGAGCGGCGGCGCTCCCGGCGGCCCAGCGTGGACGCGCCCGTGAGCGACGTGGGCTTCCTGCGGGCCCAGAACTCCACCGACAGCGCGGCCGAGGACGAGGAGGAGGCCGAGGCGGCCGCCTTCCCCGCGGGCTTCCGGCACGAGGCCTTCCCGGGCTACGCGGCCTCCCTGCCCACGTCCAGCTCCTACTCGAGCTTCAGCGCCACGTCGGAGGAGAAGGAGCACGCGCAGGCCAGCACGCTCACCGCGTCGCAGCAGGCCATCTACCTGAACAGCCGCGACGAGCTCTTCGACCGCaagccgcccgccgccgccgcctacGAGGGCAGCCCGCGCTTCGCCAAGGCCGCGGCCGGCGTGGCGGCCCCGCTCGAGGCCGAGGTGGCGCCGGGCTTCGCGCGGACCGTGTCCCCGTACCCGGCCGAGCCCTTCCGCTTCCCTGCGTCCCCGGGCCCGCGGCAGGCCCTGATGCCCCCAAACCTGTGGAGCCTGCGGGCCAAGCCGGGGTCGGCCCGGCTCCCCGGGGAGGACGCGCGGGGCCAGTGGCGGCCGCTGAGCGTGGAGGACGTGGGCGCCTACTCGTTCCCGGCCCCCGCCGCGGGCCGCGCGTCGCCCTGCAGCTTCTCGGAACGCTACTACGGCAGCGGCGGCAGCAGCCCCGGCAAGAAGGCCGAGGGCCGCGCCAGCCCCCTCTACGCCAGCTACAAGGCCGACAGCTTCTCCGAGGGGGACGACCTCTCGCAGGGCCACCTGGCCGAGCCTCGCTTCCTCCGCGCCGGCGGCGACCTGAGCCTGAGCCCCGGCCGCGCGGCCGACCCGCTGCCCGGCTACGCGCCCAGCCAGGGGGACGCCGAGAGGCTCGGGGTGCAGCTGTGCGGGCCGGGCGGCAGCCCCGAGCCCGAGCACAGCCCCCACAGCTCCAGGGACTCCCTGGAGCCCAGCTCCATGGAGGCGTCCCCGGAGATGCACCCCGCCGCCCGCCTCAGCCCGCAGCCGGCCTTCCCGCGGACTGGTGGCTCGGGGCTCAGCCGCAAGGACAGCCTCACGAAAGCCCAGCTCTACGGAACCTTGCTCAACTGA
- the BEGAIN gene encoding brain-enriched guanylate kinase-associated protein isoform X8 has protein sequence MGSHQSSQASAADMEKLRLRSPWVPSCLGQPRILQGRLARSSPSLWDSALQEQKGELRKRLSYTTHKLEKLETEFDSTRHYLEIELRRAQEELEKVTEKLRRIQSNYMALQRINQELEDKLYRMGQHYEEEKRALSHEIVALNSHLLEAKVTIDKLSEDNELYRKDCNLAAQLLQCSQTYGRVHKVSELPSDFQERVSLHMEKHGCSLPSPLCHPAYADSVPTCVIAKVLEKPDPSSLSSRLSDASARDLAFREGVEKQGPRPPYKGDIYCSDTALYCPEERRRSRRPSVDAPVSDVGFLRAQNSTDSAAEDEEEAEAAAFPAGFRHEAFPGYAASLPTSSSYSSFSATSEEKEHAQASTLTASQQAIYLNSRDELFDRKPPAAAAYEGSPRFAKAAAGVAAPLEAEVAPGFARTVSPYPAEPFRFPASPGPRQALMPPNLWSLRAKPGSARLPGEDARGQWRPLSVEDVGAYSFPAPAAGRASPCSFSERYYGSGGSSPGKKAEGRASPLYASYKADSFSEGDDLSQGHLAEPRFLRAGGDLSLSPGRAADPLPGYAPSQGDAERLGVQLCGPGGSPEPEHSPHSSRDSLEPSSMEASPEMHPAARLSPQPAFPRTGGSGLSRKDSLTKAQLYGTLLN, from the exons GCTGCGCAGCCCCTGGGTGCCCTCGTGCCTCGGGCAGCCCCGCATCCTGCAGGGCCGACTGGCCAGGTCCTCGCCCTCGCTCTGGGACAG CGCGCTGCAGGAGCAGAAGGGCGAGCTGCGCAAGCGGCTGTCCTACACCACGCACAAGCTCGAGAAGCTCGAGACCGAGTTCGACTCCACGCGCCACTACCTGGAGATCGAGCTGCGGCGCGCGCAGGAGGAGCTCGAGAAGGTCACCGAGAAGCTGCGCAG GATTCAGAGCAACTACATGGCGCTGCAGAGGATCAACCAGGAGCTGGAAGACAAGCTGTACCGCATG ggccAGCACTATGAAGAGGAGAAGCGAGCACTGAGCCACGAGATCGTCGCCCTCAACAGCCACCTGCTGGAGGCCAAGGTGACCATCGACAAGCTGTCGGAGGACAAT GAGCTCTACAGGAAGGACTGCAATCTAGCGGCGCAGCTCCTTCAGTGCAGCCAGACCTACGGCAGGGTCCATAAGGTGTCCGAG CTGCCCTCTGACTTCCAGGAGCGCGTGAGCCTGCACATGGAGAAGCACGGCTGCAGCCTGCCCTCCCCGCTCTGCCACCCGGCCTATGCCGACAGCGTCCCCACCTGCGTCATCGCCAAGGTGCTGGAGAAGCCCGACCCCAGCAGCCTGTCCTCGCGCCTGTCGGACGCCTCGGCCCGCGACCTGGCCTTTCGGGAGGGGGTGGAGAAGCAGGGCCCGCGGCCCCCCTACAAGGGCGACATCTACTGCAGCGACACGGCCCTCTACTGCCCCGAGGAGCGGCGGCGCTCCCGGCGGCCCAGCGTGGACGCGCCCGTGAGCGACGTGGGCTTCCTGCGGGCCCAGAACTCCACCGACAGCGCGGCCGAGGACGAGGAGGAGGCCGAGGCGGCCGCCTTCCCCGCGGGCTTCCGGCACGAGGCCTTCCCGGGCTACGCGGCCTCCCTGCCCACGTCCAGCTCCTACTCGAGCTTCAGCGCCACGTCGGAGGAGAAGGAGCACGCGCAGGCCAGCACGCTCACCGCGTCGCAGCAGGCCATCTACCTGAACAGCCGCGACGAGCTCTTCGACCGCaagccgcccgccgccgccgcctacGAGGGCAGCCCGCGCTTCGCCAAGGCCGCGGCCGGCGTGGCGGCCCCGCTCGAGGCCGAGGTGGCGCCGGGCTTCGCGCGGACCGTGTCCCCGTACCCGGCCGAGCCCTTCCGCTTCCCTGCGTCCCCGGGCCCGCGGCAGGCCCTGATGCCCCCAAACCTGTGGAGCCTGCGGGCCAAGCCGGGGTCGGCCCGGCTCCCCGGGGAGGACGCGCGGGGCCAGTGGCGGCCGCTGAGCGTGGAGGACGTGGGCGCCTACTCGTTCCCGGCCCCCGCCGCGGGCCGCGCGTCGCCCTGCAGCTTCTCGGAACGCTACTACGGCAGCGGCGGCAGCAGCCCCGGCAAGAAGGCCGAGGGCCGCGCCAGCCCCCTCTACGCCAGCTACAAGGCCGACAGCTTCTCCGAGGGGGACGACCTCTCGCAGGGCCACCTGGCCGAGCCTCGCTTCCTCCGCGCCGGCGGCGACCTGAGCCTGAGCCCCGGCCGCGCGGCCGACCCGCTGCCCGGCTACGCGCCCAGCCAGGGGGACGCCGAGAGGCTCGGGGTGCAGCTGTGCGGGCCGGGCGGCAGCCCCGAGCCCGAGCACAGCCCCCACAGCTCCAGGGACTCCCTGGAGCCCAGCTCCATGGAGGCGTCCCCGGAGATGCACCCCGCCGCCCGCCTCAGCCCGCAGCCGGCCTTCCCGCGGACTGGTGGCTCGGGGCTCAGCCGCAAGGACAGCCTCACGAAAGCCCAGCTCTACGGAACCTTGCTCAACTGA